The following are encoded together in the Blautia obeum ATCC 29174 genome:
- the aroB gene encoding 3-dehydroquinate synthase, whose amino-acid sequence MGTDALQVRRNGDFYYPIYFEDGFEKLADAIRTEGLENRNFCIVTDTNVAPLYAAEVQKVLSPVASKISVFTFEAGEKSKNLNTVQQLYKVLIEEKLDRKSLIIALGGGVVGDLAGFGAATYLRGIDFIQVPTTLLSQVDSSVGGKTGVDLEQYKNMVGAFHQPRLVYMNLHTLRSLPAEQFACGMGEVLKTGLICDGDFYQFVCAEQEKIQQLDTELLKKMIRRCCEIKAGVVESDPKEQEERALLNLGHTIGHAVEKLMDFKLLHGQCVAIGLIAAAKISLNRGLLTEKEYQQIIQGCESYRLPTYIEGLHAGDILAATKKDKKMEQGQIKFVLMKGLGGSFIDRTVTDQELLEGIQEILR is encoded by the coding sequence ATGGGCACAGATGCATTACAGGTCAGAAGAAACGGAGATTTTTACTATCCGATCTATTTTGAGGATGGGTTTGAGAAACTTGCAGACGCAATTCGGACAGAGGGACTGGAGAACAGAAATTTTTGTATTGTAACAGATACGAATGTGGCACCGCTTTATGCGGCAGAGGTACAGAAAGTTCTTTCACCAGTAGCTTCCAAAATATCTGTGTTTACATTTGAAGCAGGTGAAAAAAGCAAAAATCTGAATACAGTACAACAGCTTTATAAAGTACTGATCGAGGAAAAACTGGACCGTAAGAGTCTGATCATTGCGCTTGGAGGCGGTGTGGTAGGTGATCTTGCAGGATTTGGTGCGGCAACATATCTTCGCGGTATCGATTTTATTCAGGTTCCTACAACACTTCTTTCTCAGGTGGACAGCAGTGTTGGAGGTAAGACAGGAGTAGATCTGGAGCAGTATAAAAACATGGTAGGTGCTTTCCATCAGCCTCGTCTTGTTTATATGAACCTTCACACATTGCGTTCTCTTCCGGCAGAGCAGTTTGCCTGTGGCATGGGAGAAGTCTTGAAGACAGGGCTTATCTGCGACGGAGATTTTTATCAGTTTGTGTGTGCGGAGCAGGAAAAAATACAGCAGTTGGATACAGAACTTCTGAAGAAAATGATTCGTCGCTGCTGTGAGATCAAAGCAGGTGTTGTAGAAAGTGATCCAAAAGAGCAGGAAGAACGTGCATTGCTTAATCTTGGTCATACGATTGGCCATGCAGTAGAAAAACTCATGGATTTTAAACTCTTGCATGGCCAGTGTGTTGCGATCGGGCTTATTGCAGCTGCAAAGATTTCTCTGAATAGAGGACTGCTTACAGAAAAAGAATATCAGCAGATCATACAGGGCTGTGAGTCTTATCGGCTTCCAACGTACATCGAGGGATTGCATGCGGGAGATATTCTTGCTGCGACTAAAAAGGACAAGAAAATGGAACAGGGACAGATTAAATTTGTTCTTATGAAGGGCCTTGGAGGCAGTTTTATTGATCGTACCGTGACAGATCAGGAATTGCTGGAGGGAATTCAGGAGATTCTTCGATGA
- the lspA gene encoding signal peptidase II, which yields MNKKKASFICFLVWFTGIILLIVADQAAKYWAVSKLKGTSGMTLITGVLELQYLENRGMAFGMLQGRQMLFLVLCIAFCAVMLWLFFRIPKTGYYIPLILAGGILTGGAAGNFIDRAFRGYVVDFIYVSLIDFPIFNLADIYVVCGGIALVILVLFHYRDEDFDFIKK from the coding sequence ATGAATAAAAAGAAAGCTTCTTTTATCTGTTTTTTGGTGTGGTTTACTGGAATTATATTACTCATAGTGGCAGATCAGGCAGCAAAATACTGGGCAGTATCAAAATTAAAGGGCACATCCGGGATGACGCTTATTACGGGTGTGCTGGAGTTGCAGTATCTGGAAAACAGAGGAATGGCATTTGGCATGCTTCAGGGACGTCAGATGCTTTTTCTTGTACTGTGCATAGCTTTTTGTGCTGTAATGTTGTGGCTTTTCTTCAGAATTCCCAAAACAGGATATTACATTCCATTGATTCTGGCAGGTGGTATTCTGACAGGAGGTGCGGCAGGAAATTTTATTGACCGGGCATTTCGAGGATATGTTGTAGATTTTATTTATGTTTCTTTGATCGATTTTCCGATATTTAATCTTGCAGATATCTATGTTGTATGTGGAGGCATTGCATTGGTGATACTCGTTCTTTTCCACTACAGAGATGAGGATTTTGATTTTATTAAAAAATAA
- a CDS encoding RluA family pseudouridine synthase: protein MEKLEFNIDSSEKNVRIDKYLAECCPDLSRSYLQKLLKDGAVSVNTRIVKANYKTQPGDHVILNIPDLQTPDIKPENIPLDILYEDQWLMVVNKPKDMVVHPSAGHMEGTLVNAVMAHCGDNLSGINGVMRPGIVHRIDKDTTGALLICKDDMVHRNLAEQLKEHSIKRRYRAIVQGNIKEDEGTVDAPIGRHPIDRKKMAINHKNGKEAVTHYKVLERFGQTTYIECRLETGRTHQIRVHMASLGHPLLGDTVYGSSKNPYHLQGQALHAMILGFIHPVTGEYMEFEAPIPEYFSKLLDKLRK from the coding sequence ATGGAAAAACTAGAATTTAATATAGATTCTTCAGAAAAAAACGTCAGAATCGATAAGTATCTGGCAGAGTGCTGTCCGGATCTTTCGCGTTCTTATCTGCAGAAGCTGCTGAAAGATGGAGCGGTTTCTGTGAATACCCGTATTGTTAAGGCAAATTATAAAACACAGCCAGGAGATCATGTTATTTTAAATATCCCGGATCTGCAGACACCGGATATAAAGCCGGAGAACATTCCGTTGGATATTCTGTATGAGGATCAATGGCTTATGGTTGTAAATAAGCCTAAAGACATGGTCGTACATCCAAGTGCAGGACATATGGAGGGAACGCTGGTTAATGCTGTAATGGCACATTGTGGAGATAATCTCTCCGGAATCAATGGAGTTATGCGTCCTGGTATCGTTCATCGTATCGATAAAGACACTACGGGGGCTCTTTTGATCTGTAAGGATGATATGGTGCACAGAAACCTTGCAGAACAGCTTAAGGAACACAGTATTAAAAGACGATATCGTGCAATTGTTCAGGGAAATATCAAAGAAGATGAAGGGACTGTAGACGCACCGATCGGGCGTCATCCGATCGATCGTAAGAAGATGGCGATCAACCATAAAAATGGAAAAGAGGCAGTTACACATTATAAAGTCCTGGAGCGTTTCGGTCAGACTACGTATATTGAATGTCGTCTGGAAACAGGTCGTACGCATCAGATTCGTGTACATATGGCAAGTCTGGGACATCCACTCCTTGGAGATACGGTCTATGGATCTTCCAAAAATCCTTATCATCTTCAGGGACAGGCACTTCATGCAATGATTCTTGGATTTATACATCCGGTAACCGGAGAATATATGGAGTTTGAGGCTCCGATTCCGGAATATTTTTCAAAACTTTTGGATAAATTGAGAAAATAG